A section of the Pseudomonas sp. FP453 genome encodes:
- a CDS encoding efflux transporter outer membrane subunit, whose amino-acid sequence MSVKVFLPSLLVLALSACAVGPDYKTENLEAANITAAADTKSYDHAKYEGIWWQQFEDPTLNQLVTQSLSGNRDLRVAFARLRAARAIRDDAANDIMPVVTSRASSDVGKGQIPGQTTKRVTSERYDLGLDMAWEVDLFGRIRRNLEASDADQQVAEADLYQLQVTMIAELVDAYGQLRGAQLRERIALDNLKNQQESRTITVSLRDAGVGDQLDVERADARLAAVEASVPQLQAEQVRERNRIATLLGQRPDKLSVDLSPKDLPAIAKALPIGEPGQLLQRRPDILSAERKLAAATARIGVAKADLFPRVSLSGFLGFTAGRGSQIGSAAANAWSLGPSITWAAFDLGSVRARLRGANAEADGALATYEQQVLLALEESENAFSDYGKRQQRLVSLIRQSESSRAAADLAAIRYREGTVDFLVLLDAQRERLAAEDSQAQAEVDLYRGIVAIYKALGGGWQPDTVVASAK is encoded by the coding sequence ATGAGCGTGAAAGTATTCCTGCCGAGCTTGCTGGTACTGGCGCTGAGCGCCTGTGCCGTGGGCCCGGACTACAAAACCGAGAACCTGGAGGCGGCCAATATCACGGCCGCCGCCGACACCAAGAGCTACGACCACGCCAAGTACGAAGGCATCTGGTGGCAGCAGTTCGAGGACCCGACCCTCAACCAGCTGGTGACCCAGTCGTTGAGCGGTAACCGCGACCTGCGCGTGGCGTTCGCCCGCCTGCGCGCCGCCCGTGCGATCCGTGATGATGCGGCCAACGACATCATGCCGGTGGTCACCTCTCGCGCCAGCAGTGATGTGGGCAAGGGCCAGATCCCCGGCCAGACCACCAAGCGCGTCACCAGCGAGCGCTATGACCTGGGCCTGGACATGGCCTGGGAAGTCGACTTGTTCGGCCGCATCCGCCGCAACCTGGAGGCCAGCGACGCTGACCAACAGGTCGCAGAGGCGGACCTGTACCAACTGCAAGTCACCATGATTGCCGAACTGGTGGATGCCTACGGTCAACTGCGCGGCGCGCAACTGCGCGAACGCATCGCCCTGGACAACCTGAAGAACCAGCAGGAATCGCGCACCATCACCGTCAGCCTGCGAGATGCCGGTGTCGGTGATCAGCTGGACGTAGAACGCGCAGATGCCCGCCTGGCGGCGGTCGAAGCCAGCGTGCCGCAACTGCAAGCCGAACAAGTGCGCGAGCGCAACCGCATCGCCACCCTCCTCGGCCAGCGCCCGGACAAGCTGAGCGTGGACCTGAGCCCGAAAGACCTGCCGGCGATTGCCAAGGCACTGCCGATTGGCGAACCGGGGCAACTGCTGCAACGGCGCCCGGACATCCTCAGCGCCGAACGCAAACTGGCCGCCGCCACCGCGCGCATCGGCGTGGCCAAGGCCGACTTGTTCCCACGGGTCAGCCTCAGCGGCTTCCTCGGCTTCACCGCCGGGCGCGGCTCGCAGATCGGCTCGGCCGCGGCGAATGCCTGGTCCCTGGGCCCGAGCATCACCTGGGCCGCGTTTGACCTGGGCAGCGTGCGCGCCCGTTTGCGCGGTGCGAATGCCGAAGCGGACGGCGCGTTGGCGACTTATGAGCAGCAAGTGTTGCTGGCGTTGGAAGAGTCCGAGAATGCGTTCAGTGACTATGGCAAGCGGCAGCAACGGCTGGTGTCGTTGATCCGTCAGAGTGAGTCCAGCCGCGCGGCGGCGGACCTGGCGGCGATTCGTTACCGCGAAGGTACGGTGGACTTCCTGGTGCTGTTGGACGCGCAGCGTGAGCGGTTGGCGGCGGAAGACTCCCAGGCCCAGGCCGAGGTGGATTTGTATCGCGGGATTGTGGCGATCTACAAGGCACTGGGGGGTGGCTGGCAGCCGGATACGGTGGTGGCCAGCGCGAAGTGA
- a CDS encoding multidrug efflux RND transporter permease subunit: MNFSKFFISRPIFAAVLSLLILIAGAISLFQLPISEYPEVVPPTVVVRANFPGANPKVIGETVAAPLEQAITGVENMLYMSSQSTADGKLTLTITFALGTDLDNAQVQVQNRVTRTQPKLPEEVTRIGITVDKASPDLTMVVHLTSPDQRYDMLYLSNYALLNVKDELARLGGVGDVQLFGMGDYSLRVWLDPNKTASRNLTATDVVTAIREQNRQVAAGALGAQPAPNATSFQLSVNTQGRLVTEEEFENIIIRSGDNGEITRLKDIARVELGSSQYALRSLLNNQPAVAIPIFQRPGSNAIEISNEVRGKMEELKKSFPQGMDYSIVYDPTIFVRGSIEAVVHTLFEALILVVLVVILFLQTWRASIIPLVAVPVSLIGTFAVMHLFGFSLNALSLFGLVLAIGIVVDDAIVVVENVERNIELGLEPFPATEKAMSEVTGPIIATALVLCAVFIPAAFISGLTGQFYKQFALTIAISTVISAFNSLTLSPALAAVLLKSHNAPKDRFSKVLDKLLGGWLFKPFNRFFEKASHGYVGTVRRVIRGSGIALFLYAGLMVLTWFGFAHTPTGFVPAQDKQYLVAFAQLPDAASLDRTEDVIKRMSDIALKQPGVEAAVAFPGLSINGFTNSPNSGIVFVTLKPFDERKDPSMSAGAIAGALNGKYSDIQEAYMAIFPPPPVQGLGTIGGFRLQIEDRGNLGYDELYKEVQNVITKSHNVPELFGLFTSYTVNVPQVDAAIDREKAKTHGVAISDIFDTLQIYLGSLYANDFNRFGRTYQVNVQAEQQFRLDEDQIGQLKVRNNKGEMIPLATFIKVSDTSGPDRVMHYNGFITAEINGNAAPGYSSGQAEAAIEKLLKEELPNGMTYEWTDLTYQQILSGNTALFVFPLCVLLAFLVLAAQYESWSLPLAVILIVPMTLLSAITGVIISGGDNNIFTQIGLIVLVGLACKNAILIVEFAKDKQAEGLDPLAAVLEACRLRLRPILMTSFAFIMGVVPLVLSSGAGAEMRHAMGVAVFSGMIGVTFFGLLLTPVFYVLIRRYVERQEARKAAKALKLETQQ; the protein is encoded by the coding sequence ATGAATTTTTCCAAGTTCTTCATTTCGCGGCCGATCTTCGCAGCGGTACTGTCGCTGCTGATCCTGATCGCGGGTGCGATCTCGCTGTTCCAATTGCCGATCAGCGAATACCCGGAAGTGGTACCGCCGACCGTGGTGGTGCGCGCCAACTTCCCCGGCGCCAACCCCAAGGTCATCGGTGAAACCGTGGCCGCGCCGCTGGAGCAAGCCATCACCGGCGTCGAGAACATGCTGTACATGTCCTCGCAATCCACCGCCGACGGCAAGCTGACCCTGACCATTACCTTCGCCCTGGGCACCGACCTGGACAACGCGCAGGTGCAGGTGCAAAACCGGGTGACGCGGACTCAGCCAAAACTGCCTGAGGAAGTGACGCGCATCGGTATCACCGTGGACAAGGCCTCCCCCGACCTGACCATGGTGGTGCACTTGACCTCCCCGGATCAGCGCTACGACATGCTCTACCTGTCCAACTATGCCTTGCTCAACGTCAAGGATGAGTTGGCGCGCCTGGGCGGCGTGGGTGACGTGCAGCTGTTCGGCATGGGCGACTATTCCCTGCGTGTGTGGCTTGATCCGAACAAGACCGCTTCGCGCAATTTGACGGCGACGGATGTGGTCACCGCGATCCGCGAGCAGAACCGCCAGGTGGCGGCCGGTGCCTTGGGTGCGCAACCTGCGCCGAATGCCACCAGCTTCCAGTTGTCGGTGAACACTCAAGGCCGTCTGGTGACGGAAGAAGAGTTCGAGAACATCATCATTCGCTCCGGCGATAACGGTGAGATCACCCGCTTGAAAGACATCGCACGGGTCGAGCTGGGTTCCAGCCAATACGCCCTGCGCTCGTTGCTCAACAACCAGCCGGCGGTGGCGATCCCGATCTTCCAGCGTCCGGGTTCCAACGCGATCGAGATCTCCAACGAAGTGCGCGGCAAGATGGAGGAGCTGAAAAAGAGCTTCCCGCAGGGCATGGACTACAGCATCGTCTATGACCCGACCATCTTCGTGCGTGGCTCCATCGAAGCGGTGGTACACACGCTGTTCGAAGCGCTGATCCTGGTGGTTCTGGTGGTGATCCTGTTCCTGCAAACCTGGCGCGCCTCGATCATTCCGTTGGTGGCGGTGCCGGTATCGTTGATCGGTACGTTTGCAGTGATGCACCTGTTTGGCTTCTCGCTCAACGCGCTGTCGCTGTTCGGCCTGGTATTGGCGATTGGTATCGTGGTGGACGACGCCATCGTGGTGGTGGAGAACGTCGAGCGGAATATCGAGCTGGGCCTGGAGCCGTTCCCGGCCACTGAAAAAGCCATGAGCGAAGTGACCGGCCCGATCATTGCCACGGCATTGGTGCTGTGTGCGGTGTTCATTCCGGCGGCATTCATCAGCGGCTTGACCGGGCAGTTCTACAAGCAGTTCGCCTTGACCATTGCGATCTCGACGGTGATCTCGGCGTTCAACTCCCTGACCTTGTCGCCGGCCCTGGCTGCCGTGTTGCTGAAAAGCCACAACGCGCCGAAAGACCGTTTCTCCAAGGTGCTCGACAAGCTGCTGGGCGGCTGGTTGTTCAAACCGTTCAACCGTTTCTTCGAGAAAGCCAGCCACGGTTACGTCGGCACCGTACGCCGAGTGATTCGCGGCAGCGGCATTGCCCTGTTCCTGTACGCCGGCCTGATGGTGCTGACCTGGTTCGGTTTTGCCCACACCCCGACCGGTTTCGTACCGGCCCAGGACAAGCAATACCTGGTGGCCTTCGCCCAACTGCCGGACGCCGCCAGCCTGGACCGCACCGAAGATGTGATCAAGCGCATGTCCGACATCGCCTTGAAGCAACCGGGCGTGGAAGCCGCGGTCGCCTTCCCGGGCCTGTCGATCAACGGCTTCACCAACAGCCCGAACAGCGGCATCGTGTTTGTCACCTTGAAGCCGTTCGATGAGCGCAAAGACCCAAGCATGTCCGCCGGTGCGATTGCCGGTGCGCTGAATGGCAAGTACAGCGACATCCAGGAAGCCTACATGGCGATCTTCCCACCGCCGCCGGTACAGGGCCTGGGTACGATTGGCGGGTTCCGCCTGCAGATCGAAGACCGTGGCAACCTGGGTTACGACGAGCTGTACAAAGAAGTGCAGAACGTCATCACCAAGAGCCATAACGTGCCGGAACTGTTTGGCCTGTTCACCAGCTACACGGTCAACGTGCCCCAGGTCGATGCCGCTATCGACCGCGAAAAGGCCAAGACCCACGGCGTGGCGATCAGCGACATCTTCGACACCCTGCAGATCTACCTGGGCTCGTTGTATGCCAACGACTTCAACCGCTTTGGCCGTACCTACCAGGTCAACGTGCAGGCCGAGCAGCAGTTCCGCCTCGACGAAGACCAGATCGGCCAGCTGAAAGTGCGTAACAACAAAGGCGAGATGATCCCGCTGGCGACCTTTATCAAGGTCAGCGACACCTCGGGCCCGGACCGCGTGATGCACTACAACGGCTTTATCACCGCCGAGATCAACGGCAACGCCGCGCCGGGCTACAGCTCGGGCCAGGCGGAAGCGGCGATCGAGAAACTGCTGAAAGAAGAACTGCCCAACGGCATGACCTACGAGTGGACCGACCTGACGTATCAGCAAATCCTCTCGGGCAACACTGCACTGTTCGTGTTCCCCCTGTGTGTGCTGCTGGCGTTCCTGGTACTGGCGGCTCAATACGAAAGCTGGAGCCTGCCACTGGCGGTGATCCTGATCGTACCGATGACCCTGCTGTCGGCCATCACCGGGGTGATTATCTCCGGCGGCGACAACAACATCTTCACCCAGATCGGCCTGATCGTACTGGTGGGCCTGGCGTGCAAGAACGCGATTCTGATCGTCGAGTTTGCCAAGGATAAACAGGCGGAGGGTCTTGACCCGCTGGCTGCGGTGCTGGAGGCGTGCCGTCTGCGTCTGCGGCCGATCCTGATGACCTCGTTCGCGTTCATCATGGGTGTGGTGCCACTGGTGTTGTCCAGCGGTGCCGGTGCCGAGATGCGGCATGCCATGGGTGTGGCGGTGTTCTCCGGGATGATCGGCGTGACCTTCTTCGGTCTGTTGCTGACGCCAGTGTTCTACGTACTGATCCGTCGCTATGTGGAGCGCCAGGAAGCGCGCAAAGCGGCCAAGGCCTTGAAGCTGGAGACACAGCAATGA
- the mexE gene encoding multidrug efflux RND transporter periplasmic adaptor subunit MexE, translating to MEQSLKHLRFPLAILAVVVMSACGKTPEQAAAMPAAKVSVAKVLEQPVNEWDEFTGRLEAPETVQIRPRVSGQIDQVAFIEGALVKKGDLLFQIDPRPFQAEVRRLEAQLQQTRAAASRSDNEAQRGERLRQSNAISAELADSRTTAAQEARAAVAGIQAQLDLAKLNLSFTRVTSPISGRVSRAEITAGNLVTADVTALTSVVSTDKVYAYFDADERVFLKYTELARQGRRGATTPVYLGLSNETGNPHQGQMNFVDNQVNPATGTIRGRAVFDNTDGRYTPGLYARLKLVGSGTYSAVLINDEAVGTDLGKKFVLVMEGDKPAYRSVELGPKIEGLRIVRSGLNKEDTVIVKGLQRVRPGSPVAPETIPMASKETLAALAQQRQALEASNLEQVAPVKSAPKLAAVATPRG from the coding sequence ATGGAACAGTCACTCAAACATTTGCGCTTCCCCCTGGCGATCCTGGCCGTGGTGGTGATGAGCGCGTGCGGCAAGACCCCGGAACAAGCGGCCGCCATGCCAGCTGCCAAAGTCAGCGTGGCCAAGGTGCTGGAGCAGCCGGTCAACGAGTGGGATGAATTCACCGGCCGCCTGGAAGCGCCGGAGACCGTGCAGATCCGTCCGCGGGTGTCGGGCCAGATCGATCAGGTGGCCTTCATCGAAGGTGCCCTGGTGAAGAAAGGCGACCTGTTGTTCCAGATCGACCCGCGTCCGTTCCAGGCTGAAGTGCGCCGCCTCGAAGCCCAACTGCAACAAACCCGTGCCGCCGCCAGCCGCAGCGACAACGAAGCGCAACGCGGCGAACGCCTGCGCCAGAGCAATGCGATCTCCGCCGAATTGGCCGACTCGCGCACCACCGCCGCCCAGGAAGCCCGCGCCGCGGTCGCCGGGATCCAGGCGCAGTTGGACCTGGCCAAGCTGAACCTGAGCTTCACCCGCGTGACTTCGCCAATCAGCGGCCGCGTCAGCCGTGCGGAAATCACCGCCGGCAACCTGGTAACCGCCGACGTCACCGCACTGACCAGCGTGGTCTCCACCGACAAGGTCTACGCCTATTTCGACGCCGATGAGCGCGTGTTCCTCAAGTACACCGAACTGGCGCGCCAAGGCCGTCGCGGTGCGACTACCCCGGTGTACCTGGGCCTGTCCAACGAAACCGGCAACCCGCACCAGGGCCAGATGAACTTCGTCGACAACCAGGTCAACCCGGCCACCGGCACCATCCGTGGGCGTGCGGTGTTCGACAACACGGACGGCCGCTACACCCCGGGCCTGTACGCACGCTTGAAGCTGGTCGGCAGCGGCACCTACTCCGCCGTGTTGATCAACGACGAAGCCGTCGGCACTGACCTGGGCAAGAAATTCGTGCTGGTGATGGAAGGCGACAAGCCGGCGTATCGCTCGGTGGAACTGGGGCCGAAAATCGAAGGCTTGCGCATCGTGCGCAGTGGCCTGAACAAAGAAGACACCGTGATCGTCAAGGGCTTGCAACGCGTACGCCCTGGCTCGCCGGTCGCCCCGGAAACCATCCCGATGGCCAGCAAGGAAACCCTCGCCGCCTTGGCCCAACAACGACAAGCGCTTGAAGCCAGCAACCTGGAGCAAGTGGCGCCGGTAAAATCCGCGCCCAAGCTCGCAGCCGTTGCGACTCCACGCGGTTAA
- a CDS encoding GMC family oxidoreductase produces the protein MSTEQADVVIVGAGLAGSLIAYQLGLAGVKVLVLESGPEIPANRNQYLERFYTATLKTPESPYPPVSTLSPARNPAEQNAPRATIADLILGWNNPDVSYLVQKGPLPFTSTYERVGGGTTWHWVATCLRMLPNDFRLKSLYGVGVDWPISYNDLQSAYCRAEAEIGVAANVADQGYLGITFPANYEFPMTSIPLSLVDGSFVSAVQGQSFQGLPLVVSPTPAGRNSQPYAGRRVCAGNTNCTPICPIQAKYDATVTMNNALNTGNVRILYKTVASKVTVAADKTINGIEFIQYQLGDGPATGTGVAIGQRYVIAAHAIETPKLLLNSTSSAWPNGVANSSGQVGRSLADHPIYLAWGLMPEGKTVFPYRGPVSTSGIESLRDGAFRSQRAAWRIEIGNEGFNWPIGDPYTTVADLIDGTNVSRTNPLPNTGGASQVLFGTALVQQLNNLLTRQFRVGFLVEQVEEDPDNANCYIVPSSQYKDRLGIPRPEIHYDLSDYTKEGFKQARILASHVITELLGATELTADIPPGVFVYQGESYSFQGAGHLMGTYRMGADPKTSVVDKYQRSWDHANLFLVGDGVFPSTGTSNPSLTIAALSIQAGDTLCNDLKAVTVQVQANQPWQGSGVQISGPSPRLVRYVSGKWLASPVGGMVDGNGSAGLIAKAGYTLPGANEGALIGRVGSGGTPFLVGDLALVPPGETGELQLCINDDLEGRYGIGLADNQGALTVQVGFGTL, from the coding sequence ATGAGTACCGAACAAGCGGATGTAGTGATCGTCGGTGCGGGCCTTGCGGGCAGCCTGATTGCCTATCAACTGGGATTGGCCGGGGTGAAGGTGCTGGTGCTGGAGTCCGGCCCGGAAATCCCGGCGAACCGAAACCAGTACCTGGAGCGGTTCTATACCGCCACCCTGAAAACCCCGGAGTCGCCCTACCCGCCCGTCAGCACCCTGAGCCCGGCGCGCAACCCGGCCGAGCAGAACGCACCGCGTGCGACCATCGCCGACCTGATCCTGGGTTGGAACAACCCCGACGTCAGCTACCTCGTGCAAAAAGGCCCGCTGCCGTTTACCAGCACCTACGAGCGCGTGGGCGGCGGCACCACCTGGCATTGGGTGGCGACGTGCCTGCGCATGCTGCCCAACGACTTTCGCCTGAAGTCGCTGTACGGCGTGGGGGTGGATTGGCCGATCAGCTACAACGACCTGCAAAGCGCGTATTGCCGCGCCGAGGCGGAAATCGGCGTGGCGGCCAACGTCGCCGACCAGGGCTACCTGGGCATCACCTTCCCCGCCAACTACGAGTTCCCGATGACCAGCATCCCGCTGTCGCTGGTGGATGGCAGCTTTGTCAGCGCGGTGCAGGGCCAGTCATTCCAGGGTTTGCCCTTGGTCGTCAGCCCGACCCCGGCCGGGCGCAACTCCCAGCCGTATGCCGGGCGCCGGGTGTGTGCGGGCAACACCAACTGCACGCCGATCTGCCCGATCCAGGCCAAGTACGACGCCACGGTGACGATGAACAACGCGCTCAACACCGGCAATGTGCGGATCCTGTACAAGACCGTGGCGAGCAAGGTCACCGTGGCGGCGGACAAGACCATCAATGGCATCGAGTTCATCCAGTATCAACTGGGCGACGGGCCGGCGACCGGCACCGGCGTGGCCATCGGGCAGCGTTATGTGATCGCCGCCCATGCCATCGAGACGCCCAAGCTGCTGCTCAATTCCACCAGCAGCGCCTGGCCCAATGGTGTGGCCAACAGCAGCGGCCAGGTCGGCCGTAGCCTGGCGGACCACCCGATCTATCTGGCCTGGGGCTTGATGCCCGAAGGCAAGACGGTGTTTCCGTATCGAGGGCCGGTGTCCACGTCGGGCATTGAAAGCCTGCGCGACGGGGCGTTTCGCAGCCAGCGTGCGGCGTGGCGCATCGAGATCGGCAACGAAGGCTTCAACTGGCCGATTGGCGATCCCTACACCACCGTCGCCGACCTCATCGATGGCACCAACGTCAGCCGCACCAACCCGCTGCCCAATACGGGAGGCGCCTCGCAGGTGCTGTTCGGCACGGCGCTGGTGCAACAGTTGAACAACCTGCTGACCCGGCAATTTCGCGTGGGCTTTCTGGTGGAGCAAGTCGAGGAGGATCCCGATAACGCCAACTGCTACATCGTGCCATCCAGCCAATACAAGGACCGTCTGGGCATTCCGCGCCCGGAAATCCATTACGACCTGTCGGACTACACCAAGGAGGGCTTCAAGCAGGCGCGCATCCTCGCCAGCCATGTCATCACCGAATTGCTCGGTGCTACGGAGCTGACCGCCGACATCCCGCCGGGGGTGTTCGTCTACCAGGGCGAATCCTATTCGTTCCAGGGCGCCGGGCATTTGATGGGCACCTACCGCATGGGCGCCGATCCGAAGACCTCGGTGGTGGACAAATACCAGCGCAGTTGGGACCACGCCAACCTGTTCCTGGTTGGTGACGGCGTGTTCCCCAGCACCGGCACGTCCAACCCCAGCCTGACCATCGCTGCGCTATCGATCCAGGCCGGCGACACCCTGTGCAACGACCTCAAGGCCGTGACCGTGCAGGTGCAGGCCAACCAGCCGTGGCAAGGCAGCGGCGTGCAGATCAGCGGGCCGAGCCCACGGTTGGTGCGCTACGTGAGCGGCAAGTGGCTTGCAAGCCCGGTGGGCGGCATGGTGGATGGCAATGGCAGCGCGGGGTTGATTGCCAAGGCGGGCTATACGTTGCCGGGGGCCAATGAAGGCGCGTTGATTGGGCGCGTGGGCAGTGGGGGGACGCCGTTTTTGGTGGGGGATTTGGCGCTGGTTCCGCCGGGGGAGACGGGGGAATTGCAGCTGTGTATCAATGATGATCTGGAGGGTAGGTATGGGATTGGACTTGCAGATAACCAGGGGGCGCTGACGGTGCAGGTGGGGTTCGGCACTTTGTAA
- a CDS encoding sorbitol dehydrogenase — translation MSTDLDNFTGLSVVLTGINQELLAPSVDPIGLPTTFLAFIGPRLGQNVLSALLGQYAALLAEQQTPQQIGTAILMQNGQPAATQTAQAARAIMKLWLLGVWYQPYTQGAFPANEQTVVSAEAYTQSWAWSIAQAHPMGYSEFFFGYWNSAPPSLEDFTGVAASTQPGASS, via the coding sequence ATGAGTACCGACCTCGACAACTTCACCGGCCTGAGCGTGGTGCTCACCGGGATCAACCAGGAACTGCTGGCGCCCTCCGTTGACCCCATCGGCCTGCCCACCACCTTCCTCGCCTTCATCGGCCCGCGCCTGGGGCAGAACGTGCTCAGCGCCCTGCTCGGCCAATACGCGGCGCTGCTGGCCGAGCAACAAACACCGCAGCAGATCGGCACCGCCATCCTCATGCAGAACGGCCAGCCCGCCGCCACGCAAACCGCCCAGGCGGCGCGCGCGATCATGAAGCTGTGGCTGCTCGGCGTGTGGTACCAGCCGTATACCCAAGGCGCATTCCCGGCGAATGAGCAAACCGTGGTCAGCGCCGAGGCCTACACCCAAAGCTGGGCGTGGAGCATCGCCCAGGCGCACCCGATGGGCTACAGCGAGTTCTTCTTTGGCTACTGGAACAGTGCGCCGCCGAGCCTTGAGGATTTCACCGGCGTTGCCGCCAGCACCCAGCCAGGAGCCTCGTCATGA
- a CDS encoding cytochrome C: protein MRKEPHRPRPGFGCALFGALLSPLVVAAPTLSTQIPFDVTATPPFSLTSLQQNFDDMSWQTFIALNWPALADGNPNTGVQIGQQDAATVWEGYRESYQIFLPQGQKPQPFRAPVAVPPACEGKGSGRLLQQMGKVPDVLDEFIQPFESGPLVDQSGVYTRNEIVVNQSMFDGIVNNGLYSVQGQQAFFAASPTNAVAFSCGNPNTSEVGSIMVKASWKVLDGNDKPGSFHTVDALVYTPGNSDPSKGPVVAESCTAEPVGLVGLHIVHKTTSAPQWVWSTFEHVDNVPEKTTPPAERKGPYLFYNASSHAEVNQPPPRPWNPAVKATPSQIVREIPLTDATKTLNNTYQTLLRTVNPNSVWANYQLISTQWPTLSGQPPCQISATVPLGKPAPSFLANATLETYIQGSVPQASSSCIACHGNAATHVTQSPRTSFADFTYLLERAQSTGATGSQP, encoded by the coding sequence ATGAGAAAGGAACCCCATCGCCCCCGGCCTGGGTTCGGCTGCGCGTTGTTTGGCGCATTGCTGAGCCCACTGGTCGTCGCGGCCCCCACGCTGTCTACGCAAATCCCCTTCGATGTCACGGCCACCCCGCCGTTTTCCCTCACCAGCCTGCAACAGAACTTCGACGACATGTCGTGGCAGACCTTTATTGCGCTGAACTGGCCAGCCCTGGCCGACGGCAACCCCAATACCGGCGTACAGATCGGCCAGCAGGACGCGGCCACGGTGTGGGAAGGCTACCGGGAGAGTTACCAGATCTTCCTGCCCCAGGGCCAGAAGCCGCAGCCGTTTCGCGCGCCGGTGGCCGTGCCGCCGGCCTGCGAGGGCAAGGGTTCCGGGCGCTTGCTGCAACAGATGGGCAAGGTTCCGGACGTGCTGGATGAGTTTATCCAGCCCTTTGAAAGCGGCCCGCTGGTGGACCAGAGCGGCGTGTACACGCGCAATGAAATCGTGGTGAACCAGTCGATGTTCGACGGCATCGTCAACAACGGCCTGTACAGCGTGCAGGGCCAGCAGGCGTTTTTTGCCGCCAGCCCGACCAATGCGGTGGCGTTCAGTTGCGGCAACCCGAACACCAGCGAGGTGGGCTCGATCATGGTCAAGGCGTCGTGGAAGGTGCTGGACGGCAATGATAAGCCCGGCAGTTTCCACACGGTCGATGCCTTGGTGTATACGCCGGGCAACAGCGACCCGAGCAAGGGGCCGGTGGTGGCGGAGTCCTGCACGGCCGAGCCGGTGGGCCTGGTCGGCCTGCACATCGTGCACAAGACCACCAGCGCGCCGCAGTGGGTGTGGTCCACCTTCGAGCACGTCGACAATGTGCCGGAAAAAACCACGCCACCGGCCGAGCGCAAGGGCCCGTACCTGTTCTACAACGCCAGCAGCCACGCCGAGGTCAACCAGCCGCCGCCACGGCCCTGGAACCCGGCGGTGAAGGCCACGCCATCGCAGATCGTGCGCGAGATCCCCCTGACCGATGCGACGAAAACCCTGAACAACACCTACCAGACCTTGCTGCGCACGGTGAACCCCAACAGCGTGTGGGCCAACTACCAGTTGATCAGCACCCAATGGCCGACCCTCAGCGGCCAGCCGCCGTGCCAGATCTCGGCCACCGTGCCCCTGGGCAAGCCGGCGCCGTCGTTCCTCGCCAATGCGACGCTGGAGACGTATATCCAGGGCAGCGTGCCCCAGGCGTCGTCCAGTTGCATCGCCTGCCACGGCAATGCGGCGACCCACGTCACGCAGTCGCCGCGCACCAGTTTCGCCGACTTCACTTACCTGCTCGAACGCGCCCAATCCACCGGGGCAACAGGGAGCCAGCCATGA
- a CDS encoding sterol desaturase family protein, whose product MAASNKWLMSSVAYYLDFFSVPLFIALALYLAPFDAGLALLGLLAWTLVEYSTHRFLFHSLYRREHWTHHVDVLAYIGVSSWKTSSTFAALLLFAWYSGLTSMFIGAVTGYFFYISLHYVMHRPEHWAYRFIPGLVANHDLHHRKGIEKNFGVSSPLWDHVFRSYIRADALSADETPA is encoded by the coding sequence ATGGCTGCTTCCAATAAATGGCTGATGTCGTCAGTCGCTTATTACCTCGACTTTTTCAGCGTCCCGCTGTTTATCGCCCTGGCCCTGTACCTCGCGCCATTTGACGCCGGCCTGGCGCTGCTGGGCCTGCTGGCCTGGACGCTGGTGGAATACTCGACGCACCGCTTCCTGTTCCACTCGCTGTACCGCCGCGAGCACTGGACCCACCATGTCGACGTGCTGGCCTATATCGGCGTGTCGAGCTGGAAGACCAGTTCCACCTTTGCCGCCCTGCTGCTGTTTGCCTGGTACAGCGGGCTGACCTCGATGTTTATCGGCGCGGTCACCGGCTACTTTTTCTACATTTCCCTGCATTACGTGATGCACCGCCCGGAGCACTGGGCTTACCGCTTTATCCCCGGCTTGGTGGCCAACCATGACCTGCATCACCGCAAAGGCATCGAGAAAAACTTCGGGGTGTCGTCGCCGCTCTGGGACCATGTCTTTCGCAGCTACATCCGCGCCGATGCGCTGAGCGCGGACGAAACGCCCGCCTGA